ataaattttatattgaatataaaagattaatttttcatgttttagaTTACATCATACAAGTGCTGGAGATAAACATATACTAATTTTAAGAGATGAAAATCccttaaaaaaagttattttatataatcctaTTCCAAGACAAAGAATAAAAGTACAGACACTAATTGTATCTACACCATATGTTAAAGTTACTGATCGTATGGGTCAACCAGTGCAATGTCAAGTTTCTCCAATTTGGATTGGACCTGCTGCATTAACTGTTGCTAGATATGAATTATCATTCCTAGTCACTGTACCTGGATTTGGTATTAcaacatatataattcatgCTTTATCTAAGTCATCATTTCCACagtatgttaatttttaaattatcaaatattatttttgctcaatatttatttttttatcgtttattatgTATAGAGAAGTGCATCCTGCAAATGTAATAGTTTATAATACAGATATTAGTCTTCCAAAGATACCAGgttttaatcaaattcaaataataccaAATGCacaagaattttcaataatgcaACGACCAGAATTATCTGCATCTTTTGGAAAATCAGGTCTTTTGAAAGCTTTAAGAGTCAATAATATGACAGTTCCTATTCATTtggaatttgttaaatatggTACTAGAGCTAGTAAAGATAAAAGTGgagcttatttatttttacctgaTAAACCAGAACCAGACTTGGTACATGtagataataaatgtattatacacTTAATAACTGGACCGATTGTATCTAAGGTATTTGTGGAATTTGCACATGTACGTCATAcatgtatattgtataattctcCGGGTAGTGATGGACTTGGTTTACATATTCATAATGAAATCAACATATCAGAAAcacaaaattatgaatttgctATGAGATTAAATACAGATATAGCTTCAGGAGATCAATTTTATACAGATTTAAATGGCCTTAATGTAagtattaatgtttaaaatattttatcttcactaataaattaatatttaagaggataatcattatttagatGATTAAACGTCAAAGATTTCCAAAGCTTCCTACACAGGGAAACTATTATCCAATGGCAGCCAGTACATATATAGAAGATAAAAGAGTTAGATTAACAGTTGTAACAGCACAACCATTAGGTGTAAGTTCTATGGCATCTGGACAAATTGAAGTATGTATTTACTGTTTTgtcatttacataaaaaaatatatatatgatgtgtgtatatatatatatacatatatataatatataatatttttatttagattatgcaAGATAGAAGATTACTTCAAGATGATAATAGAGGACTTGGTCAAGGTATaactgataatttattaacaaatcatATATTCAtgtttattcttgaaaaaagaaagccTTTTTGTACATCTTCGACGCCAACAAATCATCCATCAGGACTACTATCATTGTATGGTCATTTAACAtcagaagaattattatatcctaTAATTGCAATGCATCCACATAattctttaacttttaatttaaatccataTTTTTTCCCGCTTCGTTACGACTTTCCTGCAGATTTAAGCGTTGTTAGTTTTCGAGTATTTCCTATTCCCGAAGGAGCTGGTAAAGGTATTGGAATGGTTTTACATCAAACAGCTTTAGATATGTGTTGGAATGACAATTCTTATTTACGTCATTTTAATGTTTCTGAATCTGTAGAAGTTGATTTAACAAAGTTCCTTAATTATATAGATGATTGGATCATTAGTAAAGCTCCTTTGACATTCCATAATGTAGGGCCTTCATTAAAATCACCTATTGTTAACTTATGTCCACATCAAATATTaccaattttattacataagaCACAATCTTAgacatagaatttaataatatcatggaGTTACTGAAATGAACTTTGTTTTCTACTCATTGTACCACTATCAACGGCCTtactcaaaataatataatccaaTTGATCTGATGCTGGTGGACTGGTTTTATCTATCTTATAGCTGTAATAACATTGGTTGAAATTAAGTAATCATTATTCAATagaaatcgttatttttattttattgattacgAAATTTggtttatctatataaaaattataatttgtgttataagtatatataaaatatatacaaaacatataaagtataacgaattttcatacaaaatttttcttactgTGATTTActgtttatgatattataattattatattaaatataaagaaataattcttgcaatattgtttataagcatttaattaaaattaataatcaaatagatataaatataatacaagaatatagaaatatatactcttgtatttgtttttttattattatattaaaagataaaatgttaGTTTTTGTAAGATATTTTCATGCTagtcgtattattattttaaaaaatgtaattttatacatctcaaatgtatgtatattaaatattaaaaaatctataataaaattaaaaaaatagtaatctatttttttctgttattaatataatataatatgtataatatatatattaattttttattatatacttatattttaataaaattacatagttataaattatatttacccaagagaataaaaaaaatgcatagcAGATGGATTATGTTTAAATACagttaaaattactttacgCATCTTATTTTCTGATGCTATAGATTCAAGtgcaaacattataaaatggcCAAGTCCTTTCCTTCGTATTGTGTATTCCAATTGTATTTCATAacttcaaaaagaaaataaattggatttttgattttttataatttttagatatatacaagtataaaaaaatttacataccaATATAATACTTCTTCTCTATAATCAACATCAAatcgaaaatgagaaaatccaacaaatttatcattagaTGATGCAATTAAATACCAAGCTGTTGATTCTGTTAATTCTTTTTGCTTAGCAATTGGATCCCAACCCCAATTACTTTGTTCATATAAAGATTTCATATTACGCtccataatatcaaatatccaaGATATACATTTAGAATCTGCATCTTTGGCTCTCATACAAGAAAgttctataatttcattatcttttgttatatatttatgaaagaaatgtaGATGTTCTATAGGATTTTTCACAGAGTTTGCTTTGTCAACTAAGTTTTTTGCAATAGCTTCTTTTTCTACTAAAAGTTGAcgtcttgtttttcttttctaagtaaagttaattattatatatatattatatattatatattataaactaattataactaattaaaaatacattaattatagaCAAACTAATtatgtgtaaatatatataataaaataaataaattattttattaatttatatcattaaataaaattatttaataaaataataccttcataataattatatttcccgCGTATATAAACACTGATTTTaggctatatttttttttacgattatcatataaaattaattaatgcaatttgtataaggtaaaaatattgaaa
This DNA window, taken from Apis cerana isolate GH-2021 linkage group LG5, AcerK_1.0, whole genome shotgun sequence, encodes the following:
- the LOC107994423 gene encoding N-alpha-acetyltransferase 40 — protein: MKKRKTRRQLLVEKEAIAKNLVDKANSVKNPIEHLHFFHKYITKDNEIIELSCMRAKDADSKCISWIFDIMERNMKSLYEQSNWGWDPIAKQKELTESTAWYLIASSNDKFVGFSHFRFDVDYREEVLYCYEIQLEYTIRRKGLGHFIMFALESIASENKMRKVILTVFKHNPSAMHFFYSLGYKIDKTSPPASDQLDYIILSKAVDSGTMSRKQSSFQ